In a single window of the Chionomys nivalis chromosome 11, mChiNiv1.1, whole genome shotgun sequence genome:
- the Rsrp1 gene encoding arginine/serine-rich protein 1, with product MSKYVNDMWPGSPQEKALSSDSGRSSHPSSRSRSRSSSRSSSRSSSRSHSQPRRSRRSRSRSRRRHQRKYRRYSRSYSRSRSRSRGRHYYRDSGYGRPRRYHQSPSPYRSRSRSHSRGRSYHRRSYYAITRGRRYYGFGRTVYPEDRPRWRERSRTRSRSRSRTPFRLSEKDRMELLEIAKANAAKALGTANFDLPASLRTVAKGASGAAVSSSGTKTEHSEKQAEDGTKNLSEKSSAHRNIAFSSNNSIAKPLQKTAKTAAEETSSGSPKIDKKKSPYGLWIPV from the exons ATGTCCAAGTACGTGAACGACATGTGGCCCGGCTCCCCGCAGGAGAAAGCCTTGTCCTCGGACTCGGGCCGCTCCAGCCACCCGTCGTCGCGCTCCCGCAGCCGCTCTTCGTCCCGCAGCTCCAGCCGCTCGTCGTCGCGCAGCCATAGCCAGCCGCGGCGGAGCAGGAGGTCGCGGTCCCGGTCCCGCAGGCGCCACCAGCGCAAGTACAGGCGCTACTCGCGATCGTACTCACGCAGCCGTTCCCGGTCCCGCGGCCGCCACTACTACCGAGACAGCGGTTACGGGCGGCCGCGGAGGTACCACCAATCTCCGTCGCCCTACCGGTCCCGGAGCAGGTCGCACTCCCGCGGGAGGTCCTATCACAGGAGGTCGTACTACGCGATCACGCGCGGGCGGCGCTACTACGGCTTCGGCCGCACGGTGTACCCCGAGGATCGCCCCAGGTGGAGGGAAAGATCCCGAACCCGGTCGCGCAGCAGGAGCAGAACCCCCTTCCGCCTGAGTGAGAAAG ATCGAATGGAGCTGCTAGAAATTGCAAAAGCCAATGCAGCCAAAGCTCTTGGGACAGCCAACTTTGACTTGCCAGCGAGTCTCCGGACAGTGGCCAAGGGAGCAAGCGGAGCAGCTGTGTCAAGCAGTGGTACAAAGACAGAG CATTCAGAAAAGCAAGCTGAAGATGGAACTAAAAATCTCAGTGAGAAATCTTCCGCACACAGAAACATAGCCTTCAGCTCTAAT AATTCCATAGCAAAGCCACTCCAGAAAACAGCTAAAACTGCTGCTGAAGAGACATCATCAGGATCACcaaaaatagataagaaaaaaagtCCTTATGGACTGTGGATACCTGTTTAA
- the Syf2 gene encoding pre-mRNA-splicing factor SYF2, translating to MAAATEVEVPANVAEDRPSAAEELAAQKREQRLRKFRELHLKRNEARKLNHQEVVEEDKRLKLPANWEAKKARLEWELQEEEKKKECAARGEDYEKVKLLEISAEDAERWERRKKRKNPDLGFSDYAAAQLRQYHRLTKQIKPDMESYERQREKHGEDFFPTSNSLLHGTHVPSSEEIDRMVSDLEKQIEKRDKYSRRRPYNDDADIDYINERNAKFNKKAERFYGKYTAEIKQNLERGTAV from the exons ATGGCGGCTGCGACTGAAGTTGAG GTGCCCGCGAACGTCGCGGAGGACCGGCCCTCGGCGGCCGAGGAGCTGGCGGCGCAGAAGCGCGAGCAGAGACTGCGCAAGTTCCGCGAGCTGCATCTGAAGCGG AACGAAGCTCGCAAGTTAAATCACCAGGAAGTTGTGGAAGAGGACAAAAGACTTAAGTTGCCTGCAAACTGGGAAGCGAAGAAAGCGCGTTTGGAGTGGGAGctgcaggaggaagaaaagaaaaag GAGTGTGCAGCGAGAGGGGAGGACTACGAGAAGGTGAAGCTACTGGAGATCAGTGCAGAGGACGCggagagatgggagaggaggaagaagaggaagaacccTGACTTGGGCTTTTCAG ATTATGCTGCCGCCCAGTTACGCCAGTATCACCGGCTGACGAAGCAGATCAAACCTGACATGGAAAGCTACGAGCGgcagagagaaaagca TGGAGAAGATTTTTTCCCAACATCCAACAGTCTTCTCCATGGGACGCATGTGCCTTCCTCAGAGGAAATCGACAGAATGGTTTCAGATCTGGAAAAGCA AATTGAAAAGAGAGACAAATATAGCCGAAGACGTCCTTACAATGATGATGCTGACATTGACTACATCAATGAGAGGAATGCCAAGTTCAACAAGAAAGCAGAGAGGTTCTACGGGAAGTACACAGCTGAGATCAAGCAGAACCTGGAGAGAGGAACAGCCGTGTGA